The Rhodobacter sp. CZR27 genome includes a window with the following:
- a CDS encoding prephenate/arogenate dehydrogenase family protein: MAIYERVALIGLGLIASSMAHAMRQGGLCSEITGHARSAETRATAAEIGLCDRVFETAAEAVKGADLVVLAVPVGAMEAVAAEIAPHLKPGATVTDVGSVKQAVIAAVEPHIPEGVHFIPGHPLAGTEHSGPRSGFATLFRNRWWLLTPNDRTDPEALARLRSLCEGMGANVDTMDAAHHDLVLAVTSHTPHLIAYTMVGVADHLRRVTQSEVIRYSAAGFRDFTRIAASDPTMWRDVFLTNKEATLDILGRFTEELFALQRAIRLGDGDHLHEYFTRTRAIRRGIIEAGQDTAAPDFGRTGGGPTTGKG; encoded by the coding sequence ATGGCAATCTACGAGCGCGTGGCGCTGATCGGGCTCGGGCTCATCGCCTCGTCCATGGCTCATGCGATGCGCCAAGGCGGGCTCTGCTCCGAGATCACCGGGCACGCCCGCAGCGCTGAAACGCGCGCGACCGCGGCCGAGATCGGCCTCTGCGACCGGGTGTTCGAGACGGCGGCCGAGGCGGTCAAAGGGGCGGATCTCGTCGTGCTGGCCGTGCCGGTCGGCGCGATGGAGGCGGTGGCGGCCGAGATCGCGCCGCACCTGAAGCCGGGCGCGACGGTGACCGACGTGGGTTCGGTCAAGCAGGCGGTGATCGCCGCGGTGGAGCCGCACATCCCCGAGGGCGTGCACTTCATCCCCGGCCACCCGCTGGCCGGCACCGAGCATTCAGGGCCGCGCTCGGGCTTTGCCACGCTGTTCCGCAACCGCTGGTGGCTGCTGACGCCCAACGACCGCACCGATCCCGAGGCGCTCGCGCGCCTGCGGTCGCTTTGCGAGGGGATGGGGGCCAATGTCGACACGATGGATGCCGCCCATCACGATCTGGTGCTGGCGGTCACGAGTCATACGCCTCACCTCATAGCCTATACGATGGTCGGAGTCGCGGATCATCTTCGCCGCGTCACCCAATCGGAGGTTATCCGCTACTCGGCGGCGGGTTTCCGCGACTTTACGCGCATCGCGGCCTCGGACCCGACGATGTGGAGGGATGTCTTCTTGACAAACAAGGAGGCCACGCTGGACATTCTCGGACGTTTCACCGAAGAACTTTTCGCGCTGCAGAGGGCCATTCGTCTGGGTGATGGGGATCACCTGCACGAATACTTTACCCGTACGCGCGCGATCCGGCGGGGCATCATCGAGGCCGGGCAGGACACGGCGGCACCTGACTTCGGCCGGACGGGCGGAGGTCCGACAACGGGGAAAGGCTAG
- the hisC gene encoding histidinol-phosphate transaminase — MSDAIRPQPGILDIALYEGGKSHVAGIQNALKLSSNENPFGPSPKAKEAFLRSVHMLHRYPSTDHAGLRHAIAEVHGLDADRVICGCGSDEIITFLCQAYAGPHTDVVFTEHGFLMYRISALAVGATPVEVAERERTTDVDAILAACTPRTRLVFLANPNNPTGTMIGQADLARLAAGLPPQAILVLDGAYAEYVPGYDAGLRLIEERSNVVMTRTFSKIYGLGGLRIGWGYGPKAIIDVLNRIRGPFNLSTTQLETAEAAVRDQDHVARCRADNARWRVWLAEALAEIGVPSDTSMANFILARFADTEEAEACDLYLQSQGLIVRRVAGYKLPHCLRITIGDEASCRRVAHAIAQFKRTR; from the coding sequence ATGAGCGACGCCATACGCCCCCAGCCCGGCATTCTCGACATCGCCCTGTACGAGGGCGGAAAGAGCCATGTGGCGGGGATCCAGAACGCGCTGAAACTCTCGTCCAACGAGAACCCCTTCGGCCCCTCGCCGAAGGCGAAGGAAGCCTTCCTGCGCTCGGTCCATATGCTGCACCGCTATCCCTCGACCGACCACGCGGGCCTGCGTCACGCCATCGCCGAGGTCCATGGCCTCGACGCCGACCGCGTGATCTGCGGCTGCGGCTCGGACGAGATCATCACCTTCCTGTGCCAGGCCTATGCCGGCCCGCACACCGATGTGGTGTTCACCGAGCACGGCTTCCTGATGTACCGCATCTCGGCGCTTGCCGTCGGGGCGACCCCGGTCGAGGTGGCCGAGCGGGAGCGGACGACGGATGTCGATGCGATCCTTGCCGCCTGCACGCCGCGGACGCGGCTGGTGTTCCTTGCCAACCCGAACAACCCGACCGGCACGATGATCGGACAGGCCGATCTGGCGCGGCTGGCAGCGGGGCTGCCGCCGCAGGCGATCCTCGTACTGGATGGCGCCTATGCCGAATACGTGCCGGGTTATGACGCGGGCCTTCGGCTGATCGAGGAACGCTCGAACGTCGTCATGACGCGGACCTTTTCCAAGATCTACGGACTCGGCGGGCTCCGGATCGGCTGGGGCTATGGTCCGAAGGCGATCATCGACGTGCTGAACCGGATCCGGGGGCCGTTCAACCTTTCGACCACCCAGCTCGAGACGGCCGAGGCCGCGGTGCGCGACCAGGACCACGTGGCCCGCTGCCGCGCCGACAATGCCCGCTGGCGGGTGTGGCTGGCCGAGGCTCTGGCGGAAATCGGCGTGCCGTCCGATACTTCCATGGCGAACTTCATCCTCGCGCGCTTTGCCGACACCGAAGAGGCCGAGGCCTGCGACCTCTACCTGCAAAGCCAGGGCCTGATCGTTCGCCGCGTCGCCGGCTACAAGCTGCCGCATTGCCTGCGCATCACCATCGGCGACGAGGCGTCGTGCCGCCGCGTGGCCCATGCCATCGCCCAGTTCAAGAGGACGCGCTGA
- a CDS encoding PAS-domain containing protein, whose translation MADKDEARVALTRAGLNLIQQGLSIYDSSLKLAVWNRRFREMFDLPERLASEGADFAETIRYLVERGEYGPVDDPETAVRSRVAAAQTFQPHYMERERPSGRWISVEGAPLPQGGWVTVYTDITEIKLQESLLRARSEVLSGEVLANAERLAQANRALAATNTALEEAQRELTEMEARTRLTTEMMPAHIAHVGRDLRYTYSNRRLSQVIPGRPSDILGLTGREALGEDVFGKIRPCLLRALEGEPSVLEFTAEDSGTRIRSAFTPDRIGNGPINGVYILSMDVTAETQAREALIQTRKRELTAQLTSGLAHDFANLLTVILGLQGRLERLGLPEEGRQLVSATVAAARRGGVLLDQIASISGKRELQPKATVLQRFLSDLQLIATPTLPETVRLEIEVAGTIPPVMLDAGALQDAALNLILNARDAIGPNGGTIRLTARAVRDTWIEILVEDDGPGFTEAALEHALDPFFTTKGGVGSGLGLSMVYDQIKLAGGTVRLGNRPGGGAAVQLRLPLKPADKPAAPTLVLLVEDNPDIRETVREMLRARGHAVIEAASADEALTLTDIPGLGLVLSDVNLPGRLSGVDLAERLAARGHPARVVLMTSLPAGDPRRRRAEAAAEVLSKPFDAAALAALLGAAA comes from the coding sequence ATGGCGGACAAGGACGAGGCGCGCGTGGCGCTGACACGGGCGGGGCTGAACCTGATCCAGCAGGGGCTGTCGATCTATGACAGCAGCCTGAAGCTGGCGGTCTGGAACCGCCGCTTCCGCGAGATGTTCGACCTGCCGGAGCGGCTGGCCTCGGAGGGGGCGGATTTCGCCGAGACGATCCGCTATCTGGTCGAGCGCGGCGAATACGGGCCGGTGGACGATCCCGAGACGGCCGTCCGCAGCCGCGTGGCGGCCGCCCAGACCTTCCAGCCGCATTACATGGAGCGCGAGCGCCCCTCGGGCCGCTGGATTTCGGTCGAGGGCGCGCCGCTGCCGCAGGGCGGCTGGGTCACGGTCTATACCGACATCACCGAGATCAAACTGCAGGAGAGCCTGCTGCGCGCGCGCTCCGAGGTGCTGTCGGGCGAGGTTCTGGCCAATGCCGAGCGGCTGGCGCAGGCGAACCGCGCGCTGGCCGCCACCAACACCGCGCTGGAAGAGGCGCAGCGCGAACTGACCGAGATGGAGGCGCGCACCCGGCTGACCACCGAGATGATGCCGGCCCACATCGCCCATGTCGGCCGCGACCTGCGCTATACCTACTCGAACCGCCGCCTGTCGCAGGTGATCCCGGGGCGACCGTCGGACATCCTTGGCCTCACCGGGCGCGAGGCACTGGGCGAGGATGTCTTTGGCAAGATCCGCCCCTGCCTGCTTCGCGCGCTGGAGGGCGAGCCCTCGGTGCTGGAATTCACCGCCGAGGACAGCGGCACGCGGATCCGCTCGGCCTTCACGCCCGACCGGATCGGCAACGGGCCGATCAACGGCGTCTATATCCTCTCGATGGATGTGACCGCCGAGACGCAGGCGCGCGAGGCGCTGATCCAGACCCGCAAGCGCGAGCTGACAGCGCAGCTGACCAGCGGGCTCGCGCATGATTTCGCCAACCTCCTGACGGTGATCCTGGGGTTGCAGGGCAGGCTCGAACGGCTCGGGCTGCCCGAGGAGGGGCGGCAGCTCGTCTCGGCCACGGTGGCGGCGGCGCGGCGTGGTGGGGTGCTGCTCGACCAGATCGCCTCGATCTCGGGCAAGCGCGAACTGCAGCCGAAGGCGACGGTGCTGCAACGCTTCCTCTCCGACCTGCAGCTGATCGCGACGCCGACGCTGCCCGAGACCGTCCGGCTGGAGATCGAGGTGGCGGGGACGATCCCTCCGGTGATGCTGGACGCGGGCGCGCTGCAGGATGCCGCGCTGAACCTGATCCTGAACGCGCGCGATGCGATCGGCCCCAATGGCGGCACGATCCGCCTGACGGCCCGCGCGGTGCGCGACACCTGGATCGAGATCCTTGTCGAGGATGACGGCCCGGGCTTCACCGAAGCCGCGCTGGAACATGCGCTCGACCCGTTCTTCACCACGAAGGGCGGGGTGGGCTCGGGCCTCGGCCTCTCGATGGTCTATGACCAGATCAAGCTGGCGGGCGGGACGGTCCGCCTCGGCAACCGTCCGGGAGGGGGGGCCGCGGTCCAGCTCCGCCTGCCACTGAAGCCCGCCGACAAGCCGGCCGCGCCGACCCTCGTGCTGCTGGTCGAGGACAATCCCGACATCCGCGAGACCGTGCGCGAGATGCTGCGCGCCAGAGGTCACGCGGTGATCGAGGCCGCCAGCGCCGACGAGGCGCTGACGCTGACCGACATCCCCGGCCTCGGCCTCGTGCTGTCCGACGTGAACCTGCCCGGCCGGCTCTCCGGCGTCGATCTGGCGGAACGGCTTGCGGCGCGCGGCCATCCGGCGCGGGTCGTGCTGATGACCTCGCTTCCCGCCGGCGACCCGCGCCGCCGTCGCGCCGAGGCTGCGGCCGAGGTCCTGTCCAAACCCTTCGACGCCGCCGCCCTCGCCGCCCTTCTCGGAGCCGCCGCATGA
- the rpsD gene encoding 30S ribosomal protein S4 produces the protein MTKRTSAKYKIDRRMGENIWGRPKSPVNKREYGPGQHGQRRKNKLSDFGTQLRAKQKLKGYYGDLTEKQFRKIYTEAERVKGDTGEMLIGLLERRLDAIVYRAKFVPTIFAARQFVNHGHVTVNGQRVNIGSYRCKEGDVIQVREKSRQLASVLEATQLAERDVPDYIEVDYSKMTATFVRTPGLGDVPYPVQMEPNLVVEFYAKN, from the coding sequence GTGACCAAACGCACCTCTGCCAAGTACAAGATCGACCGCCGCATGGGCGAAAACATCTGGGGCCGTCCGAAGTCCCCGGTGAACAAGCGCGAATACGGCCCCGGCCAGCACGGTCAGCGCCGCAAGAACAAGCTCTCGGACTTCGGCACGCAGCTGCGCGCCAAGCAGAAGCTGAAGGGCTACTACGGCGACCTGACCGAAAAGCAGTTCCGCAAGATCTACACCGAGGCCGAGCGCGTCAAGGGCGACACCGGCGAGATGCTGATCGGCCTGCTCGAGCGTCGTCTGGATGCCATCGTCTATCGCGCCAAGTTCGTTCCGACCATCTTCGCCGCCCGCCAGTTCGTGAACCACGGCCACGTGACCGTGAACGGCCAGCGCGTGAACATCGGCTCCTACCGCTGCAAGGAAGGCGACGTGATCCAGGTGCGCGAGAAGTCGCGTCAACTGGCCTCGGTGCTCGAAGCCACCCAGCTGGCCGAGCGTGACGTGCCCGACTACATCGAGGTGGACTACTCGAAGATGACGGCGACCTTCGTCCGCACCCCGGGTCTGGGCGACGTGCCCTATCCGGTGCAGATGGAGCCGAACCTCGTCGTCGAATTCTACGCGAAGAACTGA
- a CDS encoding long-chain fatty acid--CoA ligase produces the protein MAGPRDLVSIPALLQRNAALFDNAPAYREKEFGIWQVWSWAEAAEEIRATALGFLALGLKRGDYVAVVGRNRPALYWSMVAAQMCGAIPVPLYQDAVADEMAYVLDHCGATFVVCGDQEQVDKIIEVQDRIHHIEQVIYVDKRGMRKYDHSRMNWLHDVVAEGRAAHLRFDAELDHRIAELTYDSTCVMLYTSGTTGKPKGVVLSNRNIIETSKNSAEFDNLRPGDEVLAYLPMAWVGDFIFSVGQAMWTGFCVNCPESATTMMNDLREIGPTYFFAPPRVFEGQLTNVMIRMEDAGRIKKALFHHYMKVARKVGPAILDGKPVSVNDRLAYFIGDKLIYGPLKNTLGFSRIRVGYTAGEAIGPEIFDFYRSLGINLKQLYGQTEASVFITQQPDGQVRSDTVGVPSPGVEVRIAENGEVFYRSPGTFVEYYKNAESTASTKDAEGWVATGDAGFFEEATGHLRIIDRAKDVGRMADGHLFAPKYVENKLKFFPSILEAVVFGNGRQMCTAFVNIDLNAVGNWAERNNIAYSSYQELAAHPAVYEMIRGHVEEVNASVAADPMLSGCQIHRFLILHKELDADDGEMTRTRKVRRKVIEEKYHDLIAALYDGRTSIATETEVTYEDGRKGAIRATLRIEDAAVASGTGQRMAAE, from the coding sequence ATGGCAGGACCGAGAGATCTCGTGTCGATTCCGGCGCTGCTTCAGCGCAATGCGGCACTGTTCGACAACGCGCCGGCCTATCGCGAGAAGGAATTCGGCATCTGGCAGGTCTGGAGCTGGGCCGAAGCGGCCGAGGAAATCCGGGCCACCGCGCTCGGCTTCCTCGCGCTGGGGTTGAAGCGCGGCGACTATGTCGCCGTGGTGGGGCGGAACCGCCCCGCGCTCTACTGGTCGATGGTGGCGGCGCAGATGTGCGGCGCGATCCCGGTGCCGCTCTATCAGGACGCGGTGGCCGACGAGATGGCCTATGTGCTCGATCACTGCGGCGCGACCTTCGTGGTCTGCGGCGATCAGGAGCAGGTCGACAAGATCATCGAGGTGCAGGACCGCATCCACCACATCGAGCAGGTGATCTACGTCGACAAGCGCGGAATGCGGAAATACGACCATTCCCGCATGAACTGGCTGCACGACGTGGTGGCCGAGGGCCGCGCCGCCCATCTACGCTTCGATGCGGAGCTGGATCACCGCATTGCCGAGCTCACCTACGACTCGACCTGCGTGATGCTCTACACCTCGGGCACGACCGGCAAGCCCAAGGGCGTGGTCCTGTCGAACCGCAATATCATCGAGACCTCGAAGAACTCGGCCGAGTTCGACAACCTGCGCCCCGGCGACGAGGTGCTGGCCTACCTGCCGATGGCCTGGGTGGGCGACTTCATCTTCTCGGTCGGGCAGGCGATGTGGACGGGCTTCTGCGTGAACTGCCCGGAAAGCGCCACGACCATGATGAACGACCTGCGCGAGATCGGGCCGACCTATTTCTTCGCCCCGCCCCGCGTGTTCGAGGGCCAGCTGACCAACGTCATGATCCGCATGGAGGATGCCGGCCGAATCAAGAAGGCGCTGTTCCACCACTACATGAAGGTTGCGCGCAAGGTGGGCCCCGCAATCCTCGACGGCAAGCCGGTGAGCGTCAATGACCGGCTGGCCTATTTCATCGGCGACAAGTTGATCTACGGGCCGCTGAAGAACACGCTGGGGTTTTCCCGCATCCGCGTGGGCTACACCGCCGGCGAGGCGATCGGGCCGGAGATCTTCGACTTCTACCGCTCGCTCGGGATCAACCTGAAGCAGCTCTACGGCCAGACCGAGGCCTCGGTCTTCATCACCCAGCAGCCCGACGGTCAGGTGCGCTCGGACACCGTGGGCGTGCCCTCGCCGGGGGTGGAAGTCCGCATTGCCGAGAATGGCGAAGTGTTCTACCGCAGCCCTGGAACCTTCGTGGAATACTACAAGAACGCCGAAAGCACCGCCTCGACCAAGGATGCCGAGGGCTGGGTGGCGACAGGCGACGCGGGCTTCTTCGAGGAAGCCACCGGCCACCTGCGCATCATCGACCGGGCGAAGGACGTGGGCCGCATGGCGGACGGGCACCTCTTCGCGCCGAAATACGTCGAGAACAAGCTGAAGTTCTTCCCCTCGATCCTCGAGGCGGTGGTGTTCGGCAACGGCCGGCAGATGTGCACCGCCTTCGTCAACATCGACCTGAACGCGGTGGGGAACTGGGCCGAGCGGAACAACATCGCCTATTCCTCGTATCAGGAACTGGCCGCCCATCCGGCCGTCTACGAGATGATCCGCGGCCACGTCGAGGAGGTTAATGCCTCCGTCGCCGCCGACCCGATGCTCTCGGGCTGCCAGATCCACCGCTTCCTGATCCTGCACAAGGAACTCGACGCCGACGACGGCGAGATGACCCGCACCCGCAAGGTCCGCCGCAAGGTGATCGAGGAGAAGTACCACGACCTGATCGCCGCGCTCTACGACGGGCGCACCAGCATCGCCACCGAGACCGAGGTCACCTACGAGGACGGCCGCAAGGGCGCGATCCGCGCCACGCTCCGGATCGAGGACGCCGCGGTCGCCAGCGGCACGGGCCAGAGGATGGCTGCGGAATGA
- a CDS encoding extensin family protein, with amino-acid sequence MRAFGVAVLLTGLLAGTAVADAPSVSLRPSANPAMQRIAAATGSETTPEQVLRPRARPALKVASAPVSTPAPAAEQAPAMSFLAQPEPSRKRAGILGALFRPKARPKEEVTQAAAVRTRPGSAMVQGRRGSVCGDPTIRGEAIAPIAGRIRGCGIADPVKVTSIDGVQLSMSATMDCTTARALKSWINRGLRPNLASDVVRLEIAGAYTCRSRNNVRGAPVSEHGRGKAVDISGFTLANGKSVSVARDWRRDKPMRAAHRAACGIFGTTLGPGSDGYHEDHLHFDTVSRRSPYCR; translated from the coding sequence ATGCGGGCATTCGGGGTGGCGGTTCTGCTGACGGGATTACTGGCCGGAACCGCTGTCGCAGATGCCCCCTCGGTATCGCTCCGGCCCTCGGCCAACCCCGCCATGCAGCGCATCGCCGCCGCGACCGGCAGCGAGACCACGCCCGAACAGGTCCTTCGTCCCCGCGCGCGGCCCGCGCTGAAGGTGGCCTCGGCGCCGGTGTCCACTCCGGCTCCCGCCGCCGAGCAGGCGCCGGCCATGAGCTTCCTCGCCCAGCCCGAGCCCAGCCGCAAGCGTGCCGGCATCCTTGGCGCCTTGTTCCGCCCCAAGGCGCGCCCGAAGGAGGAAGTGACGCAGGCGGCGGCCGTCCGCACGCGTCCGGGCAGCGCCATGGTGCAGGGCCGCCGCGGCTCGGTCTGCGGCGATCCCACGATCCGCGGCGAGGCGATCGCCCCCATCGCGGGGCGGATCCGCGGCTGCGGCATCGCCGATCCCGTCAAGGTGACGTCGATCGACGGCGTGCAGCTGAGCATGAGCGCGACCATGGACTGCACCACGGCCCGCGCGCTGAAATCCTGGATCAACCGCGGCCTGCGCCCGAACCTCGCCTCGGACGTGGTGCGGCTGGAGATCGCCGGCGCCTACACCTGCCGTAGCCGCAACAACGTGCGCGGCGCGCCGGTCAGCGAGCATGGCCGTGGCAAGGCGGTGGACATCTCGGGCTTCACCCTCGCCAACGGCAAGTCGGTGAGCGTGGCCCGCGACTGGCGGCGGGACAAGCCGATGCGGGCTGCGCACCGGGCCGCCTGCGGGATCTTCGGCACCACGCTCGGCCCGGGCTCCGACGGCTATCATGAGGATCATCTGCATTTCGATACCGTCAGCCGGCGCAGTCCCTATTGCCGCTGA
- a CDS encoding response regulator transcription factor: MSRAPHVAILDDEPEIRRMLADALEDAGFQTTAYGRATEFEAALKRRTPDVCLVDLGLPDRDGLALVHRLALESGAAIIIVSGRAQVQDRVTGLELGADDYIIKPFDPAEVVARVRARLRKGRAETAPVAQTARFSGWTAHFDRYLLVAEDGTEVTFSHAEGEVLRLFLEAPRRLISRAQMQESLGGAAGESFDRAMDVRISRLRTKLGEDPRNPTLIKTIYGAGYIFLGEVEWR, from the coding sequence ATGAGCCGTGCCCCCCATGTTGCCATCCTCGACGACGAGCCGGAGATCCGCCGCATGCTCGCCGATGCGCTGGAGGATGCCGGTTTCCAGACCACCGCCTACGGGCGCGCGACCGAGTTCGAGGCCGCGCTGAAGCGGCGCACGCCCGATGTCTGCCTTGTCGATCTGGGCCTGCCCGACCGGGACGGGCTGGCGCTCGTCCATCGGCTGGCGCTGGAATCGGGTGCGGCCATCATCATCGTCTCGGGCCGTGCACAGGTGCAGGACCGCGTGACGGGGCTGGAACTCGGCGCCGACGACTACATCATCAAGCCGTTCGATCCGGCCGAGGTCGTGGCCCGCGTGCGCGCCCGCCTGCGAAAGGGGCGCGCCGAGACGGCTCCTGTGGCGCAGACCGCGCGCTTCTCGGGCTGGACCGCGCATTTCGACCGCTACCTGCTGGTGGCCGAGGACGGGACGGAGGTCACCTTCAGCCATGCCGAAGGGGAGGTGCTGCGGCTGTTCCTCGAGGCGCCGCGCCGGCTGATCTCGCGGGCGCAGATGCAGGAAAGCCTCGGCGGGGCGGCGGGCGAAAGCTTCGACCGGGCCATGGACGTGCGGATCTCGCGGCTGCGCACGAAGCTGGGCGAGGATCCGAGGAACCCCACGCTGATCAAGACGATCTACGGCGCGGGCTACATCTTCCTCGGCGAGGTCGAGTGGCGCTAG
- a CDS encoding gamma-glutamylcyclotransferase, with translation MDGPLWVFGYGSLIWDPGFPVARTLTARLDGWRRSFCMTSIHYRGTVDLPGLVLALDRAEGAHCEGVAFEVAPGAEAETLAVLRERELISRAYLECRLPVRLTTADEVEALVYVIDRDHVQYCGGLDLEAQARIIAAACGDRGPNRDYLFNTADHLDCLGIRDADLAWLAARVRALSNGSEG, from the coding sequence ATGGACGGACCGCTCTGGGTCTTCGGATACGGCTCGCTGATCTGGGACCCGGGCTTCCCCGTGGCCCGGACGCTGACGGCGCGCCTTGACGGCTGGCGCCGCAGTTTCTGCATGACCTCGATCCACTACCGCGGCACCGTGGATCTGCCCGGCCTCGTCCTCGCCCTCGACCGGGCCGAGGGGGCGCATTGCGAAGGCGTCGCCTTCGAGGTCGCGCCCGGAGCCGAGGCCGAGACCCTCGCCGTCCTGCGCGAGCGCGAGCTGATCTCGCGCGCCTATCTCGAATGCCGGTTGCCGGTCCGGCTGACCACCGCGGACGAGGTGGAGGCGCTGGTCTATGTGATCGATCGCGACCACGTGCAGTATTGCGGCGGGCTGGACCTCGAGGCGCAGGCCCGGATCATCGCGGCGGCGTGCGGTGACCGTGGTCCGAACCGCGACTACCTGTTCAACACGGCGGACCATCTGGACTGCCTCGGGATCCGGGATGCGGATCTCGCGTGGCTGGCGGCGAGGGTGCGCGCATTGAGCAACGGTTCCGAGGGCTGA
- a CDS encoding ABC transporter ATP-binding protein, translated as MDALRMDKPEPEEPRIGGVLMEMKNITLRFGGVKAITDISFDIREGEIRAIIGPNGAGKSSMLNVMSGFYVPQEGEVWFKGRRRPPMKPYEVAQQGIARTFQNIALFEGMSVLDNIMTGRLTLMKTGLWSQALWWGRAQAEEVEHRAKVEKIIDFLEIQHIRKTPVGRLPYGLKKRVELARALATEPKLLLLDEPMAGMNVEEKEDMSRFILDTNDEFGTTIALIEHDMGVVMDLSDRVVVMDYGKKIGDGTPDEVRNNQAVIDAYLGVQHD; from the coding sequence ATGGATGCCCTGCGCATGGACAAGCCCGAGCCCGAAGAGCCGCGCATCGGCGGCGTGCTGATGGAGATGAAGAACATCACGCTGCGCTTCGGGGGCGTGAAGGCGATCACCGACATCAGCTTCGACATCCGCGAGGGCGAGATCCGCGCGATCATCGGCCCGAACGGCGCGGGCAAGTCCTCGATGCTCAACGTCATGTCGGGCTTCTACGTCCCGCAGGAGGGCGAGGTCTGGTTCAAGGGCCGCCGCCGCCCGCCGATGAAGCCCTATGAGGTCGCCCAGCAGGGCATCGCCCGCACCTTCCAGAACATCGCGCTGTTCGAAGGCATGAGCGTTCTGGACAACATCATGACCGGGCGGCTCACGCTGATGAAGACGGGGCTCTGGAGCCAGGCGCTCTGGTGGGGCCGCGCGCAGGCCGAGGAGGTCGAGCACCGCGCCAAGGTCGAGAAGATCATCGACTTCCTCGAGATCCAGCACATCCGCAAGACGCCGGTGGGCCGCCTGCCCTACGGCCTGAAGAAACGGGTGGAGCTCGCGCGGGCGCTGGCGACCGAGCCGAAGCTTCTGCTGCTCGACGAGCCGATGGCCGGCATGAACGTCGAGGAGAAGGAGGACATGAGCCGCTTCATCCTCGACACCAACGACGAGTTCGGCACCACCATCGCGCTGATCGAGCACGACATGGGCGTGGTCATGGATCTCTCCGACCGGGTGGTCGTGATGGACTACGGCAAGAAGATCGGCGACGGCACGCCCGACGAGGTGCGCAACAACCAGGCGGTGATCGACGCCTATCTGGGGGTGCAGCATGACTAG